Proteins co-encoded in one Halorussus vallis genomic window:
- a CDS encoding HAD-IIA family hydrolase: MTFGNVILDVDGTLVRGDEPIPGAADAVERLREAGRDVLLFSNNPTRAPVDYADWLAELGFAVAPEEILTCGAVTADYLAAEFPVSPTFVVGERGLRALLRDRGIDLTSDPDAAEVVVASIDREFDYDRLRDALWALDGATFVATDPDRTIPAVDRPVPGSGAIVAAVGGAADRDPDATLGKPSERAGRAALARLDAAPGDCLVVGDRLDTDLAMGERAGMRTALVLTGVATKVDAEQASAPPDFVLDSVADVDELL; the protein is encoded by the coding sequence GTGACCTTCGGGAACGTAATCCTCGACGTCGACGGGACGCTCGTCCGCGGCGACGAACCGATACCGGGCGCGGCCGACGCCGTCGAGCGCCTGCGCGAGGCGGGCCGGGACGTGTTGCTGTTCTCGAACAACCCGACCCGCGCGCCGGTCGACTACGCCGACTGGCTGGCCGAACTCGGCTTCGCGGTCGCGCCCGAGGAGATCCTCACCTGTGGCGCGGTCACCGCCGACTATCTCGCCGCCGAGTTCCCCGTCTCGCCGACGTTCGTCGTCGGCGAACGCGGCCTGCGGGCGCTCCTCCGCGACCGGGGAATCGACCTCACCTCCGACCCCGACGCCGCCGAGGTGGTCGTCGCCTCGATAGACCGCGAGTTCGACTACGACCGACTGCGCGACGCCCTCTGGGCGCTCGACGGGGCGACGTTCGTCGCGACCGACCCCGACCGGACGATTCCGGCGGTCGACCGACCCGTGCCGGGGTCGGGAGCAATCGTCGCCGCGGTCGGCGGCGCCGCCGACCGCGACCCGGACGCGACGCTCGGCAAACCCTCCGAACGCGCGGGACGGGCGGCGCTCGCGCGGTTGGACGCGGCGCCCGGCGACTGCCTCGTCGTCGGCGACCGACTCGACACCGACCTCGCCATGGGCGAACGCGCCGGCATGCGGACGGCGCTGGTGCTGACCGGCGTGGCGACCAAGGTGGACGCCGAGCAGGCGAGCGCGCCGCCGGATTTCGTCCTCGATTCGGTCGCCGACGTCGACGAACTCCTGTGA
- a CDS encoding molybdenum cofactor guanylyltransferase, whose amino-acid sequence MTAGVIVAGGRSTRFGDRDKAVAELAGVPMVRRVADRIERLVDELVVNCRSEQVDSLDDALEGYARPVRFAEDEEPDRGPMAGIRTGLRAAEETYAFVVACDMPFVDPALVEHLVDRADGHDAAVPRLDDRWFQTTHAVYRAEPMAAACEDALERGEHKILEPLFELDYVVVDDEEVRRHGTAESFENVNTHEEFEAAAERL is encoded by the coding sequence ATGACCGCCGGAGTCATCGTGGCGGGCGGACGGTCGACCCGGTTCGGCGACCGAGACAAGGCCGTCGCCGAACTCGCGGGGGTTCCGATGGTCCGTCGGGTCGCCGACCGTATCGAGAGACTGGTCGACGAACTGGTCGTCAACTGCCGGAGCGAGCAGGTGGACTCGTTAGACGATGCGCTGGAGGGGTACGCGCGGCCGGTCCGGTTCGCCGAGGACGAGGAACCCGACCGCGGGCCGATGGCCGGCATCCGGACGGGACTGCGCGCCGCCGAGGAGACGTACGCGTTCGTCGTCGCCTGCGACATGCCGTTCGTCGACCCCGCGCTCGTCGAACACCTCGTCGACCGGGCCGACGGACACGACGCCGCGGTGCCGCGGTTGGACGACCGATGGTTCCAGACCACCCATGCAGTCTACCGCGCCGAACCGATGGCAGCGGCGTGCGAGGACGCGCTCGAACGCGGCGAGCACAAGATACTCGAACCGCTGTTCGAACTCGACTACGTCGTCGTCGACGACGAGGAAGTTCGCCGGCACGGGACCGCCGAGAGCTTCGAGAACGTCAACACGCACGAGGAGTTCGAGGCGGCGGCGGAACGACTGTAA
- a CDS encoding DUF7344 domain-containing protein — protein MSVETQSPSDEPATSSKSETTEELSVDQVFHLLQTERRRNALKYLARHDGPVEMRDMAEQVAAWEYDTTVEGLTSDQRQRVYIGLYQTHLPKLDEAGVVEYNQSRGIVERTPAASQFDRYLDDAPGGADEESDDSDGRGFAARVGDRWQAWRRRTTLFGAGALTTLWFNLAQFASYSNRVLSVTMGALLVAFAGFQYGANR, from the coding sequence ATGAGCGTCGAAACGCAATCACCCTCCGACGAACCGGCGACGAGTTCGAAATCCGAGACGACCGAGGAACTGTCGGTCGACCAAGTGTTTCACCTCCTCCAGACGGAGCGACGTCGGAACGCGCTGAAGTACCTCGCCCGCCACGACGGCCCGGTCGAGATGCGCGACATGGCCGAGCAGGTCGCGGCGTGGGAGTACGACACCACGGTCGAGGGGCTGACCTCCGACCAGCGCCAGCGCGTCTACATCGGACTCTACCAGACCCACCTCCCGAAGCTCGACGAGGCAGGCGTCGTCGAGTACAACCAGAGCCGCGGTATCGTCGAACGGACGCCCGCCGCGTCCCAGTTCGACCGGTACCTGGACGACGCGCCCGGCGGCGCGGACGAGGAGTCCGACGACTCCGACGGGCGCGGGTTCGCCGCGCGAGTCGGCGACCGCTGGCAAGCGTGGCGGCGCCGGACCACGCTGTTCGGCGCGGGCGCGCTCACCACGCTCTGGTTCAACCTCGCCCAGTTCGCCTCGTACTCGAACCGAGTGTTGAGCGTCACGATGGGCGCGCTCCTCGTCGCGTTCGCCGGCTTCCAGTACGGCGCGAACCGCTAA
- a CDS encoding molybdopterin-dependent oxidoreductase, with the protein MDDPPGPTEHGPTEATPGVPDVEDPRSSTPLTDDFRTGTANDPDVGLDGGEMATVTIDGNPVAVSPGSTLVDAIETVDVESDVPALCYYDRDTEQSDNIGPRGTCRTCMVETDEHGVVPACSFPAEDGLEVRTDAPDAEEARDVNLDLVLANHNLRCTTCGQNGRCELQDTAIDHGVNQPRYGVFDERDEYAPIDSTSVIQIDRNKCILCNRCVEACNDVQNAGVLRMSGKGDDIHVDFQKPEAESMDESTCISCGHCVTVCPTGSLVEDGLTDATTIPLPGFTQKNSIGTVKEEDPVETADTAEAPNRDVPGEGRDGAGAGAPTAADGEELSGVAAFMAKAKRRASDVSKRATDGALKAVEQSAEGVAEKSMTVGQLFDVAQGVAGARKRNITVADTTCTYCGVGCRFDLYGKGEEVLGVRPADPEQTPANDFSTCVKGKFGYDFVDSDERLTTPLVKEDGEFREASWDEALDRVAERLGEIRDEHGADSLAVTSSSKATNEENFLAQKFARQVLGTPHVDNCTRLCHSSTVAALKQTVGFGAMTNRINEDIGETDCYLITGSNTTETHPVLATRIVQNVRDGADLFVFDPRKMTIAEHADQYARTRPGTDVVWLNGLIRHIVEEDLYDERFVEERTKHFEDLKAAVEPYTPELVEDVTDVPPDQLTRAAETIAAADTCVYGWAMGLTQHAHGTHNALAIANLALVCGHLGKPRSGLSPFRGQNNVQGGGGDMGPIPNNLPGYQPVDDPDVLDKFEDAWGVRPPDRVGLRITEMFSAVPGVERTVSGGEGSDAYGGDDAADEHERGTDDPSAEEGYTPGNTDLRGMYIVGENPAISEPDISHADEALEALDFLVVQELFMTETAKFADVVLPAASMAEKYGTATNTERRIQLVRPAVESPGEARTDAAILQDLAGRMGFDWNYDGPADVMDEINDLAPIYGGVTYDRLEAREDGIQWPCWDEDHPGTPYLYEEEFNFDDGKARFVPAELAEERYPTPTEEFPFTLTTGRVLYHWHTGSMTRRARASMQQVPESFVTVHPEAARRLGVSDGEYVAVESSQGEIVVRANVEETSGPDVLFIPMHFVHGAVNTLTKEEFDPTSKIPQYKVTNVQVRPLGADPDVEPTSPEELAGDDEPLESED; encoded by the coding sequence ATGGACGACCCGCCCGGCCCGACCGAGCACGGGCCGACCGAGGCGACGCCCGGCGTCCCGGACGTCGAGGACCCGCGGTCGAGCACGCCGCTGACCGATGACTTCCGGACGGGGACGGCCAACGACCCCGACGTCGGCCTCGACGGCGGGGAGATGGCGACCGTGACGATAGACGGCAACCCCGTTGCTGTCTCGCCGGGGTCGACGCTCGTCGACGCCATCGAGACGGTCGACGTCGAGTCCGACGTGCCGGCGCTGTGCTACTACGACCGCGACACCGAGCAGAGCGACAACATCGGGCCGCGGGGTACCTGTCGGACCTGCATGGTCGAGACGGACGAGCACGGGGTCGTCCCCGCCTGTAGTTTCCCCGCCGAGGACGGCCTGGAAGTGCGCACCGACGCGCCCGACGCCGAGGAGGCCCGGGACGTCAACCTCGACCTCGTGCTGGCGAACCACAACCTGCGGTGTACGACCTGCGGCCAGAACGGCCGGTGCGAACTCCAGGACACCGCCATCGACCACGGGGTCAACCAGCCCCGCTACGGCGTGTTCGACGAGCGCGACGAGTACGCCCCCATCGACAGCACGTCGGTCATCCAGATCGACCGCAACAAGTGCATCCTCTGCAACCGGTGCGTCGAGGCCTGCAACGACGTCCAGAACGCGGGCGTCCTCCGGATGTCCGGGAAGGGCGACGACATCCACGTCGACTTCCAGAAGCCCGAGGCCGAGTCGATGGACGAGTCGACCTGCATCTCCTGCGGCCACTGCGTGACGGTCTGTCCGACCGGGTCGCTGGTCGAGGACGGGTTGACCGACGCGACCACCATCCCGTTGCCGGGGTTCACGCAGAAGAACTCCATCGGGACGGTCAAGGAGGAAGACCCCGTGGAGACGGCCGACACGGCCGAAGCGCCGAACCGCGACGTGCCCGGGGAGGGCCGCGACGGCGCCGGGGCCGGCGCACCGACCGCGGCCGACGGCGAGGAACTCTCGGGCGTCGCGGCGTTCATGGCGAAGGCCAAGCGGCGAGCGTCGGACGTCTCGAAGCGGGCGACAGACGGGGCGCTCAAGGCGGTCGAGCAGTCGGCGGAGGGGGTCGCCGAGAAGTCGATGACCGTCGGCCAACTCTTCGACGTGGCTCAGGGCGTCGCCGGCGCGCGAAAACGCAACATCACGGTGGCGGACACCACCTGCACCTACTGCGGGGTCGGCTGTCGGTTCGACCTCTACGGCAAGGGCGAGGAGGTGCTGGGCGTCAGGCCGGCCGACCCCGAGCAGACGCCGGCCAACGACTTCTCGACCTGCGTGAAGGGGAAGTTCGGCTACGACTTCGTCGACTCCGACGAACGACTGACGACGCCGCTGGTGAAGGAGGACGGCGAGTTCCGCGAGGCGTCGTGGGACGAGGCGCTGGACCGCGTCGCCGAGCGACTGGGCGAGATTCGCGACGAGCACGGCGCCGACTCGCTGGCGGTGACCTCCTCCTCGAAGGCGACCAACGAGGAGAACTTCCTCGCCCAGAAGTTCGCCAGGCAGGTGTTGGGGACGCCCCACGTCGACAACTGCACCCGGCTGTGTCACTCCTCGACGGTCGCGGCGCTCAAGCAGACGGTCGGCTTCGGCGCGATGACCAACCGCATCAACGAGGACATCGGCGAAACCGACTGCTATCTCATCACTGGGTCGAACACCACCGAAACCCACCCGGTGCTGGCGACGCGCATCGTCCAGAACGTCCGGGACGGCGCCGACCTGTTCGTCTTCGACCCGCGGAAGATGACCATCGCCGAGCACGCCGACCAGTACGCCCGCACCAGGCCCGGCACCGACGTAGTCTGGCTCAACGGGCTGATTCGCCACATCGTCGAGGAGGACCTCTACGACGAGCGGTTCGTCGAGGAGCGGACGAAGCACTTCGAGGACCTGAAGGCGGCCGTCGAGCCCTACACCCCCGAACTGGTCGAGGACGTGACCGACGTGCCACCCGACCAGCTCACGCGCGCGGCCGAAACCATCGCGGCGGCCGACACTTGCGTCTACGGCTGGGCGATGGGGCTGACCCAGCACGCCCACGGCACCCACAACGCGCTCGCCATCGCGAACCTGGCGCTGGTCTGCGGGCACCTCGGCAAACCCCGCTCGGGGCTGTCGCCGTTCCGGGGCCAGAACAACGTCCAGGGCGGCGGCGGGGACATGGGGCCGATTCCCAACAACCTGCCCGGCTATCAGCCGGTCGACGACCCAGACGTGCTCGACAAGTTCGAGGACGCGTGGGGCGTCCGGCCGCCCGACCGGGTCGGCCTCCGCATCACCGAGATGTTCAGCGCCGTCCCGGGCGTCGAACGAACCGTCTCCGGCGGGGAGGGAAGCGACGCGTACGGCGGCGACGACGCCGCCGACGAGCACGAGCGGGGGACCGACGACCCGAGCGCCGAGGAGGGCTACACTCCGGGCAACACCGACCTGCGCGGGATGTACATCGTCGGCGAGAACCCCGCGATATCCGAACCCGACATCAGCCACGCCGACGAGGCGCTGGAGGCGCTGGACTTCCTCGTGGTCCAGGAGCTGTTCATGACCGAGACGGCGAAGTTCGCTGACGTGGTGCTGCCGGCGGCGTCGATGGCCGAGAAGTACGGCACGGCCACGAACACCGAGCGCCGGATTCAACTCGTCCGGCCCGCCGTCGAGTCGCCCGGCGAGGCCCGCACCGACGCCGCCATCCTCCAGGACCTCGCCGGCCGGATGGGCTTCGACTGGAACTACGACGGTCCCGCCGACGTGATGGACGAGATAAACGACCTCGCACCCATCTACGGTGGGGTCACGTACGACCGCCTCGAAGCGCGCGAAGACGGCATCCAGTGGCCGTGCTGGGACGAGGACCACCCCGGAACGCCGTACCTCTACGAGGAGGAGTTCAACTTCGACGACGGGAAGGCCCGGTTCGTGCCGGCCGAACTCGCCGAGGAGCGCTACCCCACGCCGACCGAGGAGTTCCCGTTCACGCTCACCACCGGACGCGTGCTCTACCACTGGCACACGGGGTCGATGACCCGCCGCGCGCGAGCGTCGATGCAGCAGGTGCCCGAGAGCTTCGTCACCGTCCACCCGGAGGCGGCCAGACGACTCGGCGTCTCCGACGGCGAGTACGTCGCCGTCGAGTCCAGCCAGGGCGAAATCGTCGTGCGGGCCAACGTCGAGGAGACGTCCGGACCGGACGTGCTGTTCATCCCGATGCACTTCGTCCACGGCGCGGTCAACACGCTGACCAAGGAGGAGTTCGACCCGACGAGCAAGATTCCCCAGTACAAGGTGACGAACGTCCAGGTCCGGCCGCTCGGCGCGGACCCCGACGTCGAACCGACGTCGCCCGAGGAACTGGCGGGCGACGACGAACCGCTCGAGAGCGAAGACTGA
- a CDS encoding NAD(+)/NADH kinase, giving the protein MNVGIVAQKGNAQATALAARIRETLHEDVTVMLDAATAEALDADSAVASASVEGLAVEEMDDCDLVVSIGGDGTFLFAARGAGPTPVLGVNLGEVGFLNGVTPGEAVETVERVVERYRDTGDIAAREAPRLQASGEGDWEIHPALNEIVVQGHQRGHGNGVDYELLVDGRAYASGHADGILVSTPTGSTAYNLSEGGPLVHPETDALVVTEMAATESMPPLVVSTDHEVTIEVLGAESGFISADSTRKAIDVPQTITVAPADEPARVAEPSSDFFEALDKLD; this is encoded by the coding sequence ATGAACGTCGGTATCGTCGCCCAGAAGGGGAACGCCCAGGCGACCGCGCTCGCCGCTCGGATTCGCGAGACGCTGCACGAGGACGTGACGGTGATGCTCGACGCGGCGACGGCGGAGGCGCTGGACGCCGACTCGGCGGTCGCGTCCGCGTCGGTCGAAGGGCTCGCGGTCGAGGAGATGGACGACTGCGACCTCGTCGTCTCCATCGGCGGCGACGGGACCTTCCTCTTCGCGGCCCGCGGGGCCGGCCCGACGCCCGTGCTGGGAGTCAACCTCGGCGAGGTCGGGTTCCTCAACGGTGTCACGCCCGGCGAGGCGGTCGAGACCGTCGAACGCGTGGTCGAGCGCTACCGCGACACCGGCGACATCGCCGCCCGCGAAGCGCCGCGCCTCCAGGCCTCGGGCGAGGGCGACTGGGAGATTCACCCCGCGTTGAACGAGATCGTCGTACAGGGCCACCAGCGCGGCCACGGCAACGGCGTCGACTACGAACTGCTGGTCGACGGTCGGGCCTACGCCAGCGGCCACGCCGACGGCATCCTCGTCTCCACGCCGACCGGAAGCACGGCCTACAATCTCAGCGAGGGCGGCCCGCTCGTCCACCCCGAAACCGACGCGCTCGTCGTCACGGAGATGGCGGCGACCGAGTCGATGCCGCCGCTGGTCGTCTCCACCGACCACGAGGTGACCATCGAGGTGCTGGGCGCCGAGAGCGGTTTCATCAGCGCCGACAGCACCCGCAAGGCCATCGACGTCCCCCAGACGATCACGGTCGCGCCGGCCGACGAACCGGCCCGGGTCGCAGAGCCCTCCAGCGACTTCTTCGAGGCGCTCGACAAACTCGACTGA
- a CDS encoding succinylglutamate desuccinylase/aspartoacylase family protein has product MEHDSERVALARLPSGVEVSTTVHTYRGRDGDGGSGDGKGGDDPTVYVQAAQHGREINGTEVLRRIHERFTDEDPALSGTVVTVPVADPLTFDRVSYTTPEQLDSVNPNMNRVWPGDAEGTLHERMAARLWEYAGAADAVVDLHTGSPDMLPHVVFTEGHAESRALAEAFGTDLLLSEPMGEDADAEWADRAFDGKLRVTAAREDIPTITPELAHNKQFVESAVETGVTGVLNVLRHLGALADDPEPNGTPTLARNHLGRVTTDDAGLFRADPDRAVGQRVEAGDRLGTVYDPTTFETLQIVEADRDGILYALTREATVTGGEKLANVALERDE; this is encoded by the coding sequence ATGGAACACGACAGCGAGCGCGTCGCGCTGGCGCGACTTCCCTCCGGCGTGGAGGTTTCGACGACCGTCCACACCTACCGGGGGAGAGACGGCGACGGGGGAAGCGGTGACGGGAAAGGCGGCGACGACCCGACCGTCTACGTCCAGGCCGCCCAGCACGGCCGCGAGATAAACGGCACCGAGGTTCTTCGCCGGATTCACGAGCGGTTCACGGACGAAGACCCGGCGCTCTCGGGGACGGTCGTGACGGTTCCGGTCGCCGACCCGCTGACGTTCGACCGGGTGTCGTACACCACGCCCGAGCAACTCGACAGCGTTAACCCGAACATGAACCGGGTCTGGCCGGGCGACGCGGAGGGGACGCTCCACGAGCGGATGGCGGCTCGCCTCTGGGAGTACGCCGGCGCCGCCGACGCCGTCGTCGACCTCCACACCGGGAGTCCCGACATGCTCCCCCACGTGGTGTTCACCGAGGGCCACGCCGAGTCGCGCGCGCTGGCGGAGGCGTTCGGCACCGACCTGCTCCTCTCCGAACCGATGGGCGAGGACGCGGACGCGGAGTGGGCCGACCGCGCCTTCGACGGGAAACTCCGGGTGACGGCCGCCCGCGAGGACATCCCGACCATCACGCCCGAGCTCGCACACAACAAGCAGTTCGTCGAGAGCGCGGTCGAAACCGGCGTGACGGGGGTGCTGAACGTCCTCCGGCACCTCGGCGCGCTCGCGGACGACCCCGAACCGAACGGGACGCCGACGCTGGCCCGCAACCACCTCGGCAGGGTCACGACCGACGACGCAGGCCTGTTCCGGGCCGACCCCGACCGGGCGGTCGGCCAGCGCGTCGAGGCGGGCGACCGACTCGGGACCGTCTACGACCCGACGACGTTCGAGACGCTCCAGATCGTCGAGGCCGACCGCGACGGAATCCTCTACGCGCTGACCAGGGAGGCGACCGTCACGGGCGGCGAGAAACTGGCGAACGTCGCGTTAGAACGAGATGAGTAG
- a CDS encoding 2Fe-2S iron-sulfur cluster-binding protein: protein MPTVRFRGQRIECERDTVLRDVLLDADSSPHNGTSRHLNCRGRAACGTCAVEVSGPVSEMDDDERKRLSLPPHGIESGLRLSCRTKVRDNVEVVKHSGFWGQRVEQDDEGDAGDAGSDSVESEGEK, encoded by the coding sequence ATGCCGACAGTCCGATTCCGCGGCCAGCGAATCGAGTGCGAGCGCGACACGGTGTTGCGCGACGTGTTGCTCGACGCCGACAGTTCGCCGCACAACGGGACGAGCCGGCATCTCAACTGCCGGGGCCGGGCCGCCTGCGGCACGTGCGCCGTCGAGGTCAGCGGCCCGGTGAGCGAGATGGACGACGACGAGCGAAAGCGCCTGTCGCTGCCGCCCCACGGAATCGAGTCCGGGCTTCGACTGTCGTGCCGGACGAAGGTCCGGGACAACGTCGAGGTCGTGAAGCACTCGGGGTTCTGGGGTCAGAGGGTCGAGCAGGACGACGAGGGGGACGCGGGGGACGCGGGGTCGGACTCGGTCGAGTCCGAAGGCGAGAAGTGA
- a CDS encoding peptidylprolyl isomerase: MSDNPTATLHTNHGDIEVRLFADRAPKTVENFVNLAKHDPAANDDPARDTTTWEDPESGEVRGDGLYDGTVFHRIIEDFMIQGGDPTGTGRGGPGYQFDDEFHDELRHDDEGKLSMANSGPNTNGSQFFITLGAQPHLDDRHAVFGEVTDGMDVVREIGSVETGPNDKPKEDVVLERVEIHE; this comes from the coding sequence ATGAGCGACAACCCGACCGCGACGCTGCACACGAACCACGGCGACATCGAGGTCCGACTGTTCGCCGACCGCGCGCCAAAGACCGTCGAGAACTTCGTCAACTTGGCAAAACACGACCCCGCCGCGAACGACGACCCCGCCCGCGACACGACCACCTGGGAGGACCCCGAGTCGGGCGAGGTCCGGGGCGACGGCCTCTACGACGGCACCGTCTTCCACCGCATCATCGAGGACTTCATGATTCAGGGCGGCGACCCGACCGGCACCGGCCGGGGCGGTCCTGGCTACCAGTTCGACGACGAGTTCCACGACGAACTCCGCCACGACGACGAGGGCAAACTCTCGATGGCGAACTCCGGGCCGAACACCAACGGGTCGCAGTTCTTCATCACCCTCGGCGCCCAACCGCACCTCGACGACCGCCACGCGGTCTTCGGCGAGGTAACCGACGGGATGGATGTCGTCCGGGAGATCGGTTCGGTCGAAACCGGCCCCAACGACAAGCCGAAGGAGGACGTGGTCCTCGAACGCGTCGAGATTCACGAGTAG
- a CDS encoding helix-turn-helix transcriptional regulator: MARRSNRPTDRSLAKVALLACLLLATVAWAPVADAAARDERPRGVWITGTNRSGDSVVRTTNATAYVWHSERHSVTVDFHSQRKKTTYSVCLYGLSNGEKGDQIGCDVAERVANGTNASVTVEVPNRELANGSALVELRPAFADSGREPLDVRVLRYQVLKRTADPDGDGLSNEREVEEGLNFSNPDIDTDGLLDGREVTVYKTDPKSQDSDGDGRPDGAEIRDGTDPTAPTTTTRSTPSSTTTESGTTLAGQSDAIRRVAIVAGIVILGGLGAVLIWRRGGVPAAASDDPATAAPPSGPEPTRTGESPEGPRPQRPPTPSRSSSEEEGADDPSPPLSDDILLTDEDKIYELVSDNGGQMKQAKIVEAMDWSKSKVSRLLSKMERNGRVNKLRIGRGNVIYLDGSIPDAARSTHDEDANGDGRDDGEDE; this comes from the coding sequence ATGGCGAGACGTAGCAACCGACCGACCGACCGCTCCCTCGCGAAGGTTGCCCTCCTGGCGTGCCTCCTCCTGGCGACCGTCGCATGGGCCCCGGTAGCCGACGCCGCGGCGCGCGACGAGCGCCCGCGGGGTGTGTGGATCACCGGAACGAACCGAAGCGGCGATTCGGTCGTCCGGACGACCAACGCGACCGCGTACGTCTGGCACTCAGAGCGGCACTCGGTCACCGTGGACTTCCACTCTCAGCGAAAGAAGACCACGTACTCCGTGTGTCTGTACGGGCTCTCTAACGGCGAGAAGGGGGACCAAATCGGTTGCGACGTCGCCGAACGGGTCGCCAACGGCACGAACGCCAGCGTCACCGTCGAAGTCCCGAACCGGGAACTCGCCAACGGGAGCGCGCTGGTCGAACTCCGGCCGGCGTTCGCCGACTCGGGTCGGGAACCGCTCGACGTGCGCGTCCTCCGGTATCAGGTGCTCAAACGCACCGCCGACCCGGACGGCGACGGACTCTCCAACGAACGCGAGGTCGAGGAGGGACTGAACTTCTCGAACCCCGACATCGACACGGACGGCCTCCTGGACGGACGGGAAGTGACGGTCTACAAGACCGACCCGAAGAGCCAGGACAGCGACGGCGACGGTCGACCCGACGGCGCGGAGATTCGGGACGGGACCGACCCCACCGCGCCGACGACCACGACCCGGTCCACCCCCAGTTCGACCACGACGGAGTCCGGGACCACGCTCGCCGGTCAGTCGGACGCGATTCGCCGGGTGGCTATCGTCGCGGGCATCGTCATCCTCGGCGGACTCGGCGCGGTCCTCATCTGGCGGCGGGGCGGCGTGCCCGCCGCCGCGTCGGACGACCCGGCGACCGCCGCGCCGCCGTCGGGGCCCGAGCCGACTCGAACGGGCGAGTCGCCCGAGGGTCCCCGACCGCAGCGACCGCCGACGCCGTCCCGGTCGAGTTCCGAGGAGGAGGGAGCAGACGACCCGTCACCGCCGCTCTCCGACGACATCCTCCTCACCGACGAGGACAAGATATACGAACTCGTCTCCGACAACGGCGGCCAGATGAAACAGGCCAAGATCGTCGAGGCGATGGACTGGTCGAAGTCGAAGGTGAGCCGCCTGCTGTCGAAGATGGAGCGCAACGGCCGCGTGAACAAACTCCGAATCGGCCGCGGGAACGTCATCTACCTCGACGGGTCGATTCCGGATGCGGCCCGGAGCACCCACGACGAGGACGCAAACGGCGACGGCCGGGACGACGGCGAAGACGAGTGA
- the mptA gene encoding GTP cyclohydrolase MptA: MDGQLPDVQATEPDVTVGLNRVGVTGVKKLVEIARPDKRPIVLTAEFEVLVDLPSWRKGADMSRNMEVIDETLEDAVSEPTYRVEDVCGDAAERLLDKHDYTTKAEVSMEAEYMLKDETPESERLSQATVDIVAGATATEDGTREEIGARVTGMTVCPCSQGMMSQTARDKLEELGVGEAEVSEFLREVPQAGHSQRGHATLTVESEGAPEVDLRDLVEVARDSMSARIYNLAKRPDEDHMTFQAHANAKFVEDCVRDMAEGVVTEFPDLPDDAVVTMKQSNDESIHQHNAHAERVAEMETLREELTDN; the protein is encoded by the coding sequence ATGGACGGACAACTGCCGGACGTACAGGCGACCGAGCCCGACGTGACGGTGGGGTTGAACCGCGTCGGCGTGACGGGCGTGAAGAAACTGGTCGAGATCGCCCGCCCCGACAAGCGACCCATCGTGCTGACCGCCGAGTTCGAGGTGCTGGTCGACCTCCCGAGTTGGCGGAAGGGCGCCGACATGAGCCGCAACATGGAGGTCATCGACGAGACGCTGGAGGACGCGGTGAGCGAACCCACCTACCGCGTCGAAGACGTCTGCGGCGACGCCGCCGAGCGCCTGCTCGACAAACACGACTACACCACCAAGGCGGAGGTCAGCATGGAAGCGGAGTACATGCTCAAGGACGAGACGCCCGAGAGCGAGCGCCTCTCGCAGGCGACCGTCGACATCGTCGCGGGCGCGACCGCCACCGAGGACGGCACCCGCGAGGAGATCGGCGCGCGCGTCACGGGCATGACGGTCTGTCCCTGCTCGCAGGGGATGATGAGCCAGACCGCCCGGGACAAACTCGAAGAACTCGGCGTCGGCGAGGCCGAGGTCAGCGAGTTCCTCCGGGAGGTCCCGCAGGCGGGCCACTCCCAGCGGGGTCACGCCACCCTCACCGTCGAGAGCGAGGGCGCGCCCGAGGTGGACCTGCGCGACCTCGTGGAGGTCGCCCGCGACTCGATGAGCGCCCGCATCTACAACCTCGCCAAGCGCCCCGACGAGGACCACATGACCTTCCAGGCCCACGCGAACGCGAAGTTCGTCGAGGACTGCGTGCGCGACATGGCCGAGGGCGTCGTGACCGAGTTCCCCGACCTCCCCGACGACGCGGTGGTCACGATGAAACAGAGCAACGACGAGTCCATCCACCAGCACAACGCCCACGCCGAGCGCGTCGCCGAGATGGAGACGCTCCGAGAAGAGCTGACAGACAACTAA